A DNA window from Longimicrobiales bacterium contains the following coding sequences:
- the rsmH gene encoding 16S rRNA (cytosine(1402)-N(4))-methyltransferase RsmH produces MADERGYHAPVMVTEVLEYLKPERGGLYFDGTLGGGGHTEAILRTSAAARVIGVDQDREALEVAGLRLEPYGDRVELVNANFADAAESETRPLTGALLDLGVSSHQLDEAGRGFSFRPGTPLDMRMAAVEAAPTAADLLNDWSASDLADVFYRYGEERRSRRLAAAVVRRRAEQPFRTSDDLNEVLDRFYGPRITVQDRARIYQALRIAVNDELAVLERALVALRERLESAGVFVVLSYHSLEDRIVKDAFREWSRDCVCPPELPVCRCRGAALGRTLTRKPVMAGEEEVAANTRARSARLRAWKKAV; encoded by the coding sequence GTGGCGGACGAACGCGGATACCACGCGCCGGTCATGGTGACGGAGGTACTGGAGTACCTGAAGCCGGAGCGCGGCGGGCTGTACTTCGACGGGACATTGGGGGGCGGGGGCCACACGGAGGCGATTCTTCGGACGAGTGCGGCGGCACGGGTGATTGGCGTGGACCAGGACAGGGAGGCGCTCGAGGTGGCTGGACTGCGGCTGGAGCCCTACGGGGACCGTGTGGAGCTGGTGAACGCGAACTTCGCCGATGCCGCGGAGTCGGAGACGCGTCCTCTGACCGGCGCGCTGCTCGACCTGGGCGTCTCGTCGCATCAGCTGGACGAAGCGGGGCGTGGCTTCTCGTTCCGGCCCGGTACTCCGCTGGACATGCGCATGGCGGCAGTGGAAGCGGCGCCCACGGCGGCCGATCTGCTGAACGACTGGTCGGCATCCGACCTGGCCGACGTGTTCTATCGGTACGGCGAGGAGCGCCGCTCGCGGCGTCTGGCGGCGGCGGTGGTGCGCCGCCGCGCGGAGCAGCCGTTTCGCACGAGTGACGATCTGAACGAGGTGCTGGACCGGTTCTACGGTCCACGCATCACGGTGCAGGACCGCGCACGTATTTACCAGGCGTTGCGGATCGCGGTGAACGACGAGCTGGCGGTACTGGAGCGTGCCCTGGTCGCGCTGCGCGAGCGGCTCGAGTCGGCGGGCGTGTTCGTGGTGCTGTCGTACCATTCGCTGGAGGACAGGATCGTGAAGGACGCGTTTCGTGAGTGGAGCCGCGACTGCGTATGCCCACCGGAGCTGCCGGTGTGCCGTTGCCGGGGTGCGGCGCTGGGCAGGACGCTGACACGCAAGCCGGTGATGGCGGGGGAAGAGGAAGTCGCAGCGAACACGCGGGCGCGGAGTGCGCGGCTGCGGGCGTGGAAGAAGGCGGTATGA
- the murF gene encoding UDP-N-acetylmuramoyl-tripeptide--D-alanyl-D-alanine ligase, with protein MTTWSEAAVTAALGIAARSGDEGVTFTGVNTDTRQLKDGELFVALRGAVHDAHAYLGQARAAGARGAVVDHVPDDAPTDMRFYVVADTLEALGRLARCRRRQLGARVCAVAGSNGKTTTKELLRAALAPKYRVHATGGNFNNLIGAPLTLLATPDDAEVVIAEIGTNSPGEIAQLAAIVEPDAAVITGISAEHLEGLGDLEGVLREETAVLPWIPLDGAVVVADDPPMLATRAQHMHRTVQVAGLTDVADAALRGTDVELDEEGRVRFHWNGHDVALELRGRHNARNALVALGIAQAWGVPDQDAIAGIEALQPPKMRTEFHRIGDLIVIADCYNANPASVSAAVDLLASMPRRGGRVAVLGSMLELGSGSAAIHSELATEIAAQDFDLIVATGEFADAFRQHGAALGARLVMVQDPIAAWEPLEAALQGSEVVLLKGSRGVALERLLPHLESKWGSLHPHGEAFGSRAIDMTTDSRDDARTAERPQSNTGANAATSDRRED; from the coding sequence ATGACGACCTGGAGTGAGGCGGCAGTGACGGCGGCGCTCGGCATCGCGGCACGGTCCGGCGATGAGGGCGTGACGTTCACCGGTGTGAACACGGACACGCGTCAGCTGAAGGACGGCGAGCTGTTCGTGGCGCTGCGCGGCGCGGTGCACGACGCACATGCGTATCTGGGGCAGGCGCGTGCGGCTGGTGCACGTGGCGCGGTAGTGGATCACGTGCCGGACGACGCGCCGACCGACATGCGCTTCTATGTCGTCGCCGACACGCTCGAGGCACTCGGCCGCCTCGCGCGCTGTCGGCGACGGCAGCTGGGTGCGCGCGTGTGCGCGGTCGCGGGATCCAATGGCAAGACGACCACCAAGGAGCTGCTTCGTGCCGCGCTCGCGCCGAAGTACCGCGTGCATGCGACCGGCGGCAACTTCAACAACCTGATCGGTGCGCCGCTCACGCTGCTGGCCACGCCGGACGATGCGGAAGTGGTGATAGCGGAGATCGGCACGAACTCGCCGGGCGAGATCGCGCAGCTGGCTGCCATCGTGGAGCCGGACGCAGCGGTGATCACGGGGATCTCGGCAGAGCACCTGGAAGGTCTCGGCGACCTGGAAGGCGTACTGCGCGAGGAGACCGCCGTGCTGCCGTGGATTCCGCTGGACGGAGCTGTCGTCGTGGCGGACGATCCGCCGATGCTCGCGACGCGCGCGCAGCACATGCACCGCACCGTGCAGGTTGCAGGACTGACGGACGTGGCCGACGCCGCGCTGCGCGGCACGGACGTGGAGCTGGACGAAGAGGGCCGCGTGCGATTCCACTGGAACGGTCATGACGTGGCGCTCGAACTGCGTGGCAGGCACAACGCGCGCAACGCGCTCGTCGCGCTTGGTATCGCGCAGGCCTGGGGTGTTCCTGACCAGGACGCGATCGCAGGCATCGAGGCGCTCCAGCCGCCGAAGATGCGCACCGAGTTCCACCGGATCGGCGACCTGATCGTCATCGCGGACTGCTACAACGCCAACCCGGCGAGTGTCAGTGCAGCCGTGGACCTGCTGGCATCGATGCCGCGGCGCGGTGGCCGCGTGGCAGTACTCGGGAGCATGCTCGAGCTCGGCAGCGGCAGCGCTGCCATCCACAGCGAGCTCGCCACCGAGATCGCCGCACAGGACTTCGATCTGATCGTAGCGACCGGCGAATTCGCCGATGCGTTCCGGCAGCATGGCGCAGCGCTCGGAGCGCGCCTCGTGATGGTGCAGGACCCCATCGCTGCGTGGGAGCCGCTCGAGGCCGCGCTGCAGGGAAGTGAAGTCGTGCTGCTGAAGGGCTCGCGCGGTGTCGCGCTCGAGCGCCTGCTGCCGCACCTCGAAAGCAAATGGGGGTCGCTCCACCCGCACGGGGAGGCCTTCGGGTCGCGGGCGATCGACATGACCACCGATTCGCGTGACGACGCGCGAACGGCGGAGCGCCCCCAGAGTAACACCGGCGCCAATGCCGCCACGTCCGATCGCCGGGAGGACTGA
- the mraY gene encoding phospho-N-acetylmuramoyl-pentapeptide-transferase, translating to MLYHLLWPLYDRTGFILFNLFGYVTFRAAGGMATALFISLALGPRVIRWLRRLRVGQVVRQEGPQSHLSKAGTPTMGGALIILSTLISTLLWARLTEGFVVIAMVVLVWLGSLGFLDDYLKVVRRRTEGLVGKYKLVGQAVLGFLMGSVMLIYPLSDVPATWTSLPFFAEWHIAMTPLLFVPWVMFVLAGASNAVNLTDGLDGLAGGLSAIAAGTFGIFAYLIGRVDTSRYLGLFYMPGAGELSIFCFALAGASLGFLWFNAHPAEVFMGDTGSLALGGALGAVAVMLKAEFLLVIIGGVFVLEAVSVMAQVSWFKYTVRARGRGERLLLMSPLHHHFEKAGWAESKIIVRFWILGLLFALIAFSTLKIR from the coding sequence ATGCTGTACCACCTGCTCTGGCCTCTGTACGATCGCACGGGTTTCATCCTGTTCAACCTGTTCGGCTACGTGACGTTCCGCGCCGCGGGCGGAATGGCGACGGCGCTCTTCATCTCGCTCGCACTCGGCCCGCGTGTCATCCGCTGGCTGCGTCGCCTGCGCGTCGGCCAGGTCGTGCGGCAGGAGGGGCCACAGTCGCATCTGAGCAAGGCGGGCACACCCACGATGGGTGGCGCGCTCATCATCCTGTCCACGCTCATCTCTACGCTGCTCTGGGCGCGCCTGACCGAAGGGTTCGTCGTCATCGCGATGGTCGTGCTCGTGTGGCTCGGCTCGCTCGGTTTCCTCGACGACTATCTGAAGGTCGTGCGCCGCCGCACGGAGGGCCTCGTCGGCAAGTACAAGCTGGTAGGACAGGCGGTGCTCGGATTCCTGATGGGTTCCGTGATGCTGATCTATCCGCTGAGCGACGTGCCGGCCACATGGACGAGCCTGCCGTTCTTCGCCGAGTGGCACATCGCGATGACCCCGCTGCTGTTCGTGCCGTGGGTCATGTTCGTCCTCGCCGGTGCGTCGAATGCCGTGAACCTGACGGACGGGCTGGACGGCCTGGCCGGCGGTCTTTCGGCCATCGCGGCGGGCACGTTCGGCATCTTCGCGTACCTGATCGGCCGCGTCGACACATCGCGCTACCTCGGGCTGTTCTACATGCCCGGGGCGGGGGAGCTGAGCATCTTCTGCTTCGCCCTCGCGGGTGCATCGCTCGGATTCCTGTGGTTCAACGCGCACCCGGCCGAGGTCTTCATGGGCGACACCGGCTCGCTGGCACTGGGGGGTGCGCTCGGCGCCGTGGCCGTGATGCTGAAGGCGGAGTTCCTGCTGGTCATCATCGGCGGCGTGTTCGTGCTGGAGGCCGTCTCGGTGATGGCGCAGGTCTCATGGTTCAAGTACACGGTGCGCGCGCGCGGCCGCGGCGAGCGGCTGCTGCTCATGTCGCCGCTCCACCACCACTTCGAGAAGGCGGGCTGGGCGGAGAGCAAGATCATCGTGCGCTTCTGGATCCTCGGGCTGCTGTTCGCGCTCATCGCGTTCAGTACGCTGAAGATCAGGTGA
- a CDS encoding YegS/Rv2252/BmrU family lipid kinase, with protein MKRSIAVVVRPPGDEGRLEALRVAVEALRRAGHRVGVRVTFEAGDARRYARSAARAGWDVVVAAGGDGTVNEVVNGLARVRGRTLMGVVPMGTANDFASSLSVPADLEAALRLAAEGKARPVDVARVNRRCFINVSTGGFGADTSQEASRALKKHLGGFAYVLRGVENMMKFEVHSGRFSVGGELVYEGEFIFFAVGNARQTGGGTPLTPLAKVGDGRLDIMLVHGMSRLQFMALLPDLRAGTHLDSPHVSYYRADQFDVEGAGDIVVNADGEHIAGDAYHYDVLPRPLHVISGATTDPVDG; from the coding sequence ATGAAGAGATCAATTGCGGTGGTGGTGAGACCCCCCGGAGACGAGGGGCGGCTGGAGGCTCTGCGCGTTGCCGTGGAGGCCCTGCGGAGGGCAGGACATCGCGTGGGCGTGCGGGTGACGTTCGAAGCCGGCGACGCGCGGCGCTACGCTCGCTCGGCCGCGCGCGCAGGGTGGGACGTGGTGGTGGCGGCGGGCGGTGATGGCACGGTGAACGAGGTGGTCAACGGCCTCGCGCGCGTACGCGGGCGCACCCTGATGGGTGTGGTGCCCATGGGGACGGCCAACGATTTCGCCTCCTCGCTCAGCGTGCCGGCTGATCTGGAGGCAGCGCTGCGGCTGGCGGCGGAGGGTAAGGCGCGGCCGGTGGACGTGGCCCGCGTGAACCGACGGTGTTTCATCAACGTCTCGACGGGCGGCTTCGGCGCCGACACATCACAGGAGGCGAGCCGCGCGCTGAAGAAGCACCTGGGCGGATTTGCGTACGTGCTGCGTGGCGTGGAGAACATGATGAAGTTCGAGGTGCACTCCGGTCGTTTCAGTGTGGGCGGAGAGCTTGTGTATGAGGGTGAGTTCATCTTCTTCGCGGTCGGCAACGCACGCCAGACAGGCGGCGGCACGCCGCTCACTCCGCTCGCGAAGGTCGGCGACGGCCGCCTGGACATCATGCTGGTGCATGGCATGTCGCGTCTGCAGTTCATGGCGCTGCTGCCGGATCTGAGAGCGGGTACCCACCTGGACAGTCCTCATGTGAGCTACTACCGCGCCGATCAGTTCGATGTCGAGGGTGCCGGGGACATCGTAGTCAACGCCGACGGCGAACACATTGCGGGCGATGCTTATCACTACGATGTCCTTCCCCGCCCGCTCCATGTAATAAGCGGGGCGACGACCGATCCCGTGGACGGCTGA
- a CDS encoding tetratricopeptide repeat protein, giving the protein MRKLNSRHTVFGVAFLAGAMLAGDAVPAAAQVQSRMRVLVPAFVNAEGKSTRNGNRLADQVRDQINEMPTHAPTEEKEWKDALKKYGLKESDMDCVKWRQLAAQANIAQLVLCGTLDEATGAVTASFHPTAGGDAFEVPQFAFQSPEQGAAQVVQSFQTYVKQLSLVLYCDQNIQSQNWQGALDLCTQAVELNPKSVSAHYARGSALMNMDRNEEAFEAYRTVLEIDPINGDAMLAAGILASKLGRKDVSQQYFKEYLALNPGDDNVRLSIAHDLANAGDPSGALSLVEEAAAAPEAGGALLEYTGHFAMNAGLETLQAGPANGNTDAANAFFEKAIGYYNRAIQVRGDSTDATVYRNLMLAYKNVGNQAKALEVGAQATANSEDAQAWLVYSDILREAGRTNEALAAMDRAATLDPNLPGIAFRKAVMLFGEGNIDGAVAAVKAGLASNSMQQDQAENLAQQIAVRGYNVTQEGRPEASIRFFTAAREIGKSDRTVGMINFFHGYAMVKQADALLREATTAAPARRAMPILERAKVLLEGAGGYTEQAAQRATLLQNVQQYMEMAKALIDMG; this is encoded by the coding sequence ATGCGCAAGCTCAATTCACGTCACACCGTGTTCGGGGTCGCATTCCTGGCGGGCGCAATGCTCGCCGGAGACGCCGTGCCCGCCGCCGCGCAGGTGCAGAGCCGCATGCGTGTGCTGGTGCCTGCCTTCGTCAATGCAGAGGGCAAGTCCACGCGCAACGGTAACCGCCTCGCGGATCAGGTTCGCGACCAGATCAACGAGATGCCGACGCACGCTCCGACTGAAGAGAAGGAGTGGAAGGACGCACTCAAGAAGTACGGACTCAAGGAGTCCGACATGGACTGCGTGAAGTGGCGTCAGCTCGCTGCGCAGGCCAACATCGCACAGCTCGTGCTGTGTGGTACGCTCGACGAAGCGACGGGCGCGGTCACGGCCAGCTTCCACCCGACTGCGGGTGGTGATGCGTTCGAGGTGCCGCAGTTCGCCTTCCAGTCGCCAGAGCAGGGTGCCGCGCAGGTCGTGCAGTCGTTCCAGACCTACGTGAAGCAGCTCTCGCTGGTTCTCTATTGCGACCAGAACATCCAGAGCCAGAACTGGCAGGGTGCTCTCGACCTCTGCACGCAGGCGGTCGAGCTGAATCCGAAGTCGGTCTCCGCGCATTATGCGCGTGGCTCGGCGCTGATGAACATGGATCGCAACGAAGAGGCGTTCGAGGCGTATCGCACGGTGCTGGAGATCGATCCGATCAACGGCGATGCGATGCTGGCCGCGGGTATCCTCGCGTCCAAGCTCGGTCGCAAGGACGTCTCGCAGCAGTACTTCAAGGAGTACCTCGCCCTCAACCCGGGCGATGACAACGTGCGCCTCAGCATCGCACACGACCTGGCCAATGCGGGTGACCCGTCCGGCGCCCTGTCGCTGGTCGAGGAAGCCGCAGCCGCGCCCGAGGCGGGCGGAGCACTGCTCGAGTACACCGGCCATTTCGCGATGAATGCCGGTCTCGAGACGCTGCAGGCCGGTCCGGCCAACGGCAATACGGATGCGGCCAACGCTTTCTTCGAGAAGGCGATCGGCTACTACAACCGCGCCATACAGGTCCGCGGCGACTCGACGGACGCGACCGTGTACCGCAACCTGATGCTCGCGTACAAGAACGTGGGCAACCAGGCGAAGGCGCTCGAGGTCGGTGCGCAGGCAACGGCGAACTCCGAGGATGCGCAGGCGTGGCTCGTCTACTCCGACATCCTGCGTGAGGCTGGCCGGACAAATGAAGCGCTTGCCGCGATGGATCGTGCGGCGACACTCGATCCGAACCTGCCGGGTATCGCGTTCCGCAAGGCCGTGATGCTGTTTGGTGAAGGCAACATCGACGGCGCGGTGGCCGCGGTGAAGGCCGGGCTGGCGTCGAACTCGATGCAGCAGGACCAGGCCGAGAACCTCGCACAGCAGATCGCTGTCCGCGGTTACAACGTGACGCAGGAAGGCCGGCCGGAAGCGTCGATCCGATTCTTCACGGCAGCGCGCGAGATCGGCAAGTCCGATCGCACCGTGGGTATGATCAACTTCTTCCACGGCTACGCAATGGTGAAGCAGGCGGACGCGCTGCTGCGCGAGGCCACCACGGCCGCACCTGCACGCCGCGCCATGCCGATCCTCGAGCGGGCCAAGGTCTTGCTCGAAGGCGCGGGCGGCTACACCGAGCAGGCGGCCCAGCGGGCCACTCTGCTCCAGAATGTGCAGCAGTACATGGAGATGGCGAAGGCCCTGATCGACATGGGCTGA
- a CDS encoding UDP-N-acetylmuramoyl-L-alanyl-D-glutamate--2,6-diaminopimelate ligase, whose amino-acid sequence MMQARYMSVSQLTRRLRAADMLVEDVVPDVNIAGITDDSRNVSAGDLFCAWSGSSVDAHDFVGAAAQAGAVAALVEHAVSDADIPQIVVRDGRRAAAIAASVFFAEPEHSLRLIAVTGTNGKTTSVWVLRHMLSQREPAASLGTLGAIVEDGSVLPGSESLTTPGPVELSRTLRVLVDRGIRSVAMEVSSHALDQGRVHGLDFDVALFTNLSRDHLDYHGTIESYRDAKRSLVHLLKRDGSAIINADDPAWAGLAREAPASLTYGIERYADVRATDIELSASGARFELHTPDGRASTELPLPGDFNVYNALGAAASCLALGFTVHETAAAMATIPQVPGRIEIINDTPCPVLRDYAHTPDALERVLTTLRRLTSGRIIVVFGAGGDRDRGKRPLMGAVAEAHADLAVVTSDNPRTEDPDAIIDDIEEGMSAPHVRITDRTEAIAHALRTAGPDDVILLAGKGHETYQIIGQEKRSFDERAVVANLLRGAA is encoded by the coding sequence ATGATGCAGGCGCGTTACATGTCGGTAAGTCAGCTGACACGCCGGCTCCGCGCAGCGGACATGCTGGTGGAGGACGTAGTTCCGGATGTGAATATCGCCGGAATCACCGATGACAGCCGCAACGTGTCGGCTGGCGATCTGTTCTGCGCGTGGTCGGGATCCAGCGTGGATGCGCACGACTTCGTGGGCGCAGCCGCGCAGGCCGGTGCAGTTGCGGCACTCGTGGAGCACGCGGTCAGCGATGCGGACATCCCGCAGATCGTAGTACGTGACGGCCGTCGCGCTGCGGCGATTGCCGCGAGCGTCTTCTTTGCGGAGCCGGAGCACTCGCTGCGGCTGATCGCCGTCACGGGGACGAACGGCAAGACGACGTCGGTGTGGGTGCTGCGTCACATGCTGTCACAGCGGGAGCCGGCGGCATCGCTCGGGACGCTCGGAGCGATCGTCGAGGACGGCTCCGTGCTGCCGGGCAGCGAATCGCTCACCACGCCGGGCCCCGTCGAGCTGTCGCGCACGCTGCGCGTGCTCGTCGATCGCGGCATACGATCCGTCGCAATGGAAGTGTCGTCGCACGCGCTCGATCAGGGCCGCGTGCACGGTCTCGACTTCGATGTTGCGCTCTTCACGAATCTGTCGCGCGACCATCTCGACTATCACGGCACGATCGAGAGCTACCGTGACGCAAAGCGTTCGCTGGTCCACCTGCTGAAGCGCGATGGCAGCGCGATCATCAATGCCGACGATCCCGCGTGGGCCGGTCTCGCCCGCGAGGCTCCGGCGTCGCTGACGTACGGTATCGAGCGGTATGCCGATGTTCGCGCGACCGACATCGAGCTCAGCGCCAGCGGAGCGCGTTTCGAGCTGCACACGCCCGACGGCAGGGCGAGCACGGAGCTGCCGTTGCCCGGCGACTTCAACGTCTACAATGCACTCGGCGCCGCCGCCTCCTGTCTCGCTCTCGGATTCACCGTACACGAGACGGCCGCCGCGATGGCGACGATCCCGCAGGTGCCCGGGCGGATCGAGATCATCAACGATACGCCGTGCCCGGTTCTGCGTGACTATGCGCACACGCCCGACGCGCTCGAGCGGGTGCTTACAACGCTCCGTCGGCTCACGAGCGGTCGCATTATCGTCGTGTTCGGCGCTGGCGGCGATCGCGACCGGGGCAAGCGTCCGCTCATGGGCGCCGTCGCGGAGGCCCACGCCGATCTGGCGGTGGTGACGTCGGACAATCCGCGCACGGAAGATCCGGACGCGATCATCGACGATATCGAAGAGGGGATGTCCGCGCCGCACGTCCGGATCACGGACCGCACGGAGGCGATCGCGCACGCACTGCGGACTGCGGGCCCGGATGACGTGATCCTGCTCGCCGGCAAGGGCCACGAGACATACCAGATCATTGGACAGGAAAAGCGCTCGTTCGACGAGCGTGCAGTCGTCGCCAACCTGCTCCGTGGTGCTGCATGA
- a CDS encoding division/cell wall cluster transcriptional repressor MraZ, producing MAGTRSPVRGGKFLGSFQHQLDEKGRLSLPAQFRREATDQRFVLVQAYPPALALYPETEWLEVEERMQAMMRDPSGRMWVLSVMSSAVEVTPDAQGRILIPASLRGAAELEGQALLVGAINKVEIWNPGKFEEAVQGAAPDFRQHAADIFR from the coding sequence ATGGCGGGTACCCGATCTCCCGTTAGGGGAGGCAAGTTCCTGGGCAGCTTTCAGCATCAGCTCGACGAAAAAGGTCGGCTGAGTCTGCCGGCGCAGTTCCGTCGTGAGGCGACGGATCAGCGCTTCGTGCTCGTACAGGCCTACCCCCCGGCGCTCGCCCTGTATCCCGAAACCGAATGGCTGGAAGTGGAGGAGCGCATGCAGGCCATGATGCGTGATCCGTCCGGCCGCATGTGGGTGCTTTCCGTGATGTCGAGCGCGGTGGAAGTCACGCCGGACGCGCAGGGCCGGATCCTGATCCCGGCGTCGCTGCGGGGTGCGGCGGAGCTGGAGGGACAGGCGCTGCTGGTGGGAGCGATCAACAAGGTCGAGATCTGGAACCCCGGCAAGTTCGAGGAGGCAGTGCAGGGTGCTGCGCCGGACTTCCGTCAGCATGCAGCGGACATTTTCCGGTAG
- a CDS encoding penicillin-binding transpeptidase domain-containing protein: MRRRILLAGVLLSAALASGRAFHLGAMQGDSWRARALDQQGDTLNLEAPRGTIYDRDGVPLAASHEVFSVAIAPREIADRDRVVSLLVKHLDATKAQARRYTDGRRSWVVLPGRYGLDVRDALDGHPGIHFESVQRRFYPNGGVARELLGPVRLDGVAQGGIEMEFDSVLNGRPGRAVVRRDSRGRTLPGAMLRAIEPVAGRDVYLTIDYDLQEIAEAALAEAISTNRARGGELVMADPRTGEILAAVSRGSDRRASNWRGVMVPYEPGSTMKPFTVAALLSLGRATLRDSVFGEEGFFERLSLSDTHAHEWMTLGDALRESSNIGVAKMAERMERSEQYLALRGFGFGSPTGVSYPTESGGRLPRTAQWSWSSPSRLSIGYEIAVTPLQMAMAYAALANGGLLLEPRLVREVRSRDGRMEQVFEPRVVRRVIPQQVADQIRDVLVDAVDFGTGRQAALATFRVAGKTGTARIAENGRYRPGAYTASFAGFFPADDPQLVFIVKLDEPDGEYYGGLAAAPVTRATLEAALATRNTPIDRSAIARSVEPATAMPQAPAAARASGSGVVQFASSRNATPAQDSSGTAVQVIPDVSGMPLRDGVRRLHEAGFRLHLEGSGRIVRTVPAAGAEAVAASVIRVIAGDGA, from the coding sequence GTGCGACGTCGCATTCTCCTGGCCGGCGTACTGTTGAGCGCCGCGCTCGCCTCGGGCCGTGCATTCCATCTGGGTGCCATGCAGGGCGACTCGTGGCGTGCACGTGCGCTGGACCAGCAGGGCGACACGCTCAACCTCGAAGCGCCACGCGGCACGATCTACGATCGTGACGGCGTTCCACTGGCCGCGAGTCACGAAGTGTTCAGCGTGGCGATCGCGCCGCGTGAGATTGCCGATCGCGACCGCGTGGTGTCACTCCTTGTGAAACATCTCGACGCAACGAAGGCGCAGGCGCGCCGCTACACGGATGGCAGGCGCAGCTGGGTCGTGCTGCCCGGCCGTTACGGCCTGGACGTTCGTGATGCGCTCGATGGCCACCCCGGAATCCATTTCGAGAGTGTTCAGCGGCGGTTCTATCCGAACGGCGGCGTAGCCCGCGAGCTGCTCGGACCCGTGCGCCTCGACGGTGTGGCGCAGGGCGGTATCGAGATGGAGTTCGACTCCGTGCTGAACGGACGGCCGGGGCGTGCCGTGGTGCGCCGGGACTCGCGCGGACGCACGCTGCCGGGTGCAATGCTGCGCGCAATCGAGCCCGTGGCCGGTCGCGACGTCTACCTCACGATCGACTACGACCTTCAGGAGATCGCTGAAGCCGCACTGGCCGAAGCTATATCGACGAATCGCGCCCGCGGCGGCGAGCTGGTGATGGCTGATCCGCGTACGGGCGAGATCCTCGCTGCGGTGAGTCGGGGCAGCGACCGCCGGGCGAGCAACTGGCGCGGCGTGATGGTGCCATACGAGCCCGGCTCCACGATGAAGCCTTTCACTGTTGCCGCACTGCTGTCTCTGGGCCGCGCGACGCTGCGCGACAGTGTGTTCGGTGAGGAGGGTTTCTTCGAGCGCCTGTCCCTGAGCGACACGCACGCCCACGAGTGGATGACGCTGGGTGACGCGCTGCGCGAATCGTCGAACATCGGCGTGGCGAAGATGGCGGAACGCATGGAGCGAAGCGAGCAGTACCTCGCATTGCGGGGATTCGGCTTCGGCTCACCGACGGGTGTCTCCTATCCGACGGAATCCGGTGGCCGTCTGCCGCGTACCGCCCAGTGGTCATGGTCCTCGCCTTCGCGCCTGTCGATCGGTTACGAAATCGCCGTTACGCCGCTCCAGATGGCGATGGCGTACGCCGCCCTGGCAAACGGCGGTCTGCTCCTCGAGCCCCGGCTGGTACGGGAGGTGCGCTCCCGTGACGGTCGCATGGAGCAGGTATTCGAGCCGAGAGTAGTGAGGCGAGTCATTCCGCAGCAGGTAGCAGACCAGATCCGCGATGTGCTGGTCGATGCAGTCGATTTCGGGACGGGCCGGCAGGCGGCGCTGGCGACGTTCCGCGTAGCAGGCAAGACGGGCACGGCCCGCATCGCAGAGAACGGCCGGTACCGGCCGGGTGCGTACACGGCGTCGTTCGCGGGATTCTTCCCGGCGGACGATCCGCAGCTGGTGTTCATCGTGAAGCTCGATGAGCCGGATGGCGAGTACTATGGTGGCCTCGCGGCGGCGCCCGTGACCCGTGCGACGCTCGAGGCGGCGCTCGCGACGCGGAACACGCCGATCGATCGCTCCGCCATCGCTCGCTCTGTGGAGCCGGCCACGGCGATGCCGCAGGCTCCGGCGGCTGCGCGTGCGAGCGGGTCGGGTGTGGTGCAGTTCGCCTCCAGCCGTAACGCGACGCCGGCTCAGGACTCGTCCGGAACTGCCGTACAGGTGATCCCCGACGTGAGTGGCATGCCGCTTCGCGACGGCGTGCGACGCCTTCATGAAGCGGGATTCCGCCTGCATCTCGAGGGCAGCGGTCGCATCGTGCGGACGGTGCCGGCCGCGGGTGCGGAAGCGGTCGCAGCTTCGGTCATTCGGGTCATCGCCGGAGACGGCGCATGA